A region of Myxococcus stipitatus DSM 14675 DNA encodes the following proteins:
- a CDS encoding aspartate kinase, with translation MPIVVQKYGGSSVADVEKIRKVARRVKDKRDAGYQVVVVVSAMGDTTDELLALAKQVSPDPARRELDMLLTCGERISMALLSMALQEMDVPAISFTGSQSGIITNDAHAQARIVEVRPYRIHDELARGKVVIVAGYQGVSYKKEVTTLGRGGSDTTAVALAAALEAEACEIYSDVDGIFSADPRVVPDARKLESLSYDEMQELASAGAKVLNAQAVEWAKSRGIAILARTAHAQGSGTLVRELTAPTDTRVKGVTSDAELAVLAAGKEVPLPELLEFLDARGVRGRSLGFDGLPGGAGHAYLLVPLADIHGPEALRKELATRFSGAVSWREELGTVTCVGVGLNADWAPLRQALAAAEELGAQVHAAHTSPLQLTLLVEKPHLKPLTARLHRELLGS, from the coding sequence ATGCCTATCGTGGTCCAGAAGTACGGCGGCTCGTCGGTCGCGGACGTGGAGAAGATTCGCAAGGTGGCGCGCCGGGTGAAGGACAAGCGCGACGCCGGGTACCAGGTGGTGGTGGTGGTGAGTGCCATGGGCGACACCACCGACGAGCTGCTCGCGTTGGCCAAGCAGGTGTCGCCCGACCCCGCGCGGCGCGAGCTGGACATGCTGCTCACGTGTGGCGAGCGCATCTCGATGGCGCTGTTGTCCATGGCGCTCCAGGAGATGGACGTGCCAGCCATCAGCTTCACGGGAAGCCAGAGCGGCATCATCACGAATGACGCACATGCCCAGGCGCGCATCGTCGAGGTGCGGCCGTATCGCATCCATGACGAGCTGGCGCGGGGCAAGGTGGTCATCGTCGCCGGCTATCAGGGTGTGTCCTACAAGAAGGAAGTGACGACGCTGGGGCGCGGCGGCTCGGACACGACGGCGGTGGCGCTGGCCGCGGCGCTGGAGGCGGAGGCGTGTGAAATCTACTCCGACGTCGACGGCATCTTCAGCGCGGACCCGCGTGTGGTGCCCGACGCGCGCAAGCTGGAGTCACTCAGCTACGACGAGATGCAGGAGTTGGCGAGCGCGGGCGCGAAGGTGCTCAACGCGCAGGCGGTGGAGTGGGCGAAGTCCCGAGGCATCGCCATCCTGGCCCGCACCGCGCATGCACAGGGCAGCGGCACGCTGGTGCGCGAGCTGACCGCGCCGACGGACACGCGCGTGAAGGGGGTTACCTCGGACGCGGAGCTGGCGGTGCTGGCCGCGGGGAAGGAGGTCCCGCTGCCGGAGCTGCTGGAGTTCCTGGACGCGCGAGGCGTGCGCGGCCGCTCCCTGGGCTTCGATGGGTTGCCGGGAGGCGCGGGGCACGCGTACCTGCTCGTGCCGCTCGCGGACATCCATGGACCGGAGGCGCTGCGCAAGGAGCTGGCGACGCGCTTCAGCGGCGCGGTGTCCTGGCGCGAGGAGCTGGGCACCGTCACGTGCGTGGGCGTGGGCCTCAACGCGGACTGGGCGCCGCTGCGTCAGGCGCTCGCGGCGGCGGAGGAGCTGGGAGCCCAGGTGCATGCGGCCCATACGTCGCCGCTCCAGCTCACGCTGCTCGTCGAGAAGCCGCACCTCAAGCCGCTCACGGCGAGGCTGCACCGCGAGCTGCTGGGGAGCTGA
- a CDS encoding ATP-binding cassette domain-containing protein → MIEVQHLTKRYRDRVAIDNLTFSVEEGEILGFLGPNGAGKSTTMKILTGFIPPSEGVARVGGFDVSQHPLEAKRHIGYLPETPPLYPEMTVRGYLRFVAALKRLPPRGLRDEVERVAALTGVTHVAERLLQNLSKGYKQRVGIAQALLGSPPVIILDEPTEGLDPTQRAEVRALIKGLAGKHTVILSTHILPEVTMTCEKVLILNQGRIAAYDDLRKLAGTQGTAESASLEEVFIKLTAA, encoded by the coding sequence ATGATTGAGGTGCAGCACCTCACCAAGCGGTACCGCGACCGCGTGGCCATCGACAACCTCACCTTCAGCGTGGAAGAGGGAGAAATCCTCGGCTTCCTCGGGCCCAACGGCGCGGGCAAGTCGACGACGATGAAGATTCTCACCGGCTTCATTCCTCCGTCGGAGGGAGTGGCCCGGGTAGGAGGCTTCGACGTCTCGCAGCACCCGCTCGAGGCGAAGCGTCACATCGGCTACCTGCCGGAGACCCCGCCGCTGTATCCGGAGATGACGGTGCGCGGATACCTGCGCTTCGTCGCGGCGCTCAAGCGCCTGCCTCCTCGAGGACTCCGGGATGAGGTGGAGCGCGTGGCGGCCCTCACGGGCGTCACCCATGTGGCGGAGCGCCTCCTCCAGAATCTCTCCAAGGGCTACAAGCAGCGCGTGGGCATCGCCCAGGCGCTCCTGGGCTCACCGCCCGTCATCATCCTCGACGAGCCCACGGAGGGACTGGACCCCACGCAGCGCGCGGAGGTTCGCGCGCTCATCAAGGGCCTCGCGGGCAAGCACACCGTCATCCTCTCCACGCACATCCTCCCGGAAGTGACGATGACGTGCGAGAAGGTCCTCATCCTCAACCAGGGGCGCATCGCCGCCTACGACGACCTGCGGAAGCTGGCCGGGACCCAAGGCACGGCCGAGAGCGCGTCGCTGGAAGAGGTCTTCATCAAGCTGACCGCCGCCTGA
- a CDS encoding ABC transporter permease — MRTALAIARKELSVYFTTPWAYGVFTAMAALSSFLFVNLLVEFQLRQAEARATSWEQMSPNLHAYRNLTDGVVVPLWGIVIAITLFVAPFLSMRLFAEEKRNKTFELLMTAPVKTIELVLGKYLGGLGIITATLGTTLIFPLLLSLHGHAESGTALDWTTVLLGFGGVLLWGATCMAVGLFISALTESQMLAAFLTFTVLLPWMMLTGVAQSASEPLRSVLLYLSFDAQLHEMTRGILEVKALVFFTSVIAFSLLLTHRTVEARRWA; from the coding sequence ATGCGCACTGCCCTGGCCATCGCTCGCAAGGAGCTGTCCGTCTACTTCACCACCCCGTGGGCCTATGGCGTCTTCACCGCCATGGCGGCGCTCTCGTCGTTCCTCTTCGTGAACCTGCTCGTGGAGTTCCAACTGAGACAGGCCGAGGCACGCGCCACGTCGTGGGAGCAGATGTCGCCGAACCTCCATGCGTACCGAAACCTCACCGACGGCGTGGTCGTCCCGTTGTGGGGCATCGTCATCGCCATCACGCTGTTCGTCGCGCCCTTCCTCTCGATGCGGCTGTTCGCCGAGGAGAAGCGCAACAAGACCTTCGAGCTGCTCATGACCGCGCCCGTGAAGACCATCGAGCTCGTGCTGGGCAAGTACCTGGGCGGCCTGGGCATCATCACCGCGACGCTGGGCACCACGCTCATCTTCCCGCTGCTGCTCTCCCTCCATGGCCACGCCGAGTCCGGCACCGCGCTGGACTGGACCACCGTGCTCCTGGGCTTCGGGGGCGTCCTGCTGTGGGGCGCCACCTGCATGGCGGTGGGCCTGTTCATCTCCGCGTTGACGGAAAGCCAGATGCTGGCGGCCTTCCTCACCTTCACGGTGCTGCTGCCGTGGATGATGCTGACCGGCGTCGCGCAGTCCGCGTCAGAGCCCCTGCGCTCCGTGCTGCTGTACCTGTCCTTCGACGCCCAGCTCCACGAGATGACGCGGGGCATCCTCGAGGTGAAGGCGCTCGTGTTCTTCACGTCCGTCATCGCCTTCTCGCTGCTGCTCACGCACCGCACCGTGGAAGCGCGGCGTTGGGCCTGA
- a CDS encoding GldG family protein → MKATHLGQYLGALGLMLLLSSPVTLFITSGSLTAAVVKAGLGLVLVGVYLATNLESFRQFASSQASFAFLRSALTVLVALCGLVALNYLAATKGARWDLTQGRIHSLSPQTVTALESLPEKVVAIGFLPPTHEANALLESLFQRYHEQAPERFEYQLLDPSSSPELAARFNLRAGQASVVLVRGEGLNAPHTTAASVSEQDLTNALIRLTSVGTQRVYFITGHGEWPLEKEQANAADPGATLSELRRQLLHEGYAADAMYLVGTTDIPRDASLVIIAGARAPYTEPEVEVLRKYLAGGGRMLYFTDVGLEDGLGSLLAEYGIQLDEGVAADSQFNSGNPYVLVSKFYSNHAIVKPLVQRNLNVQLPMVRSLGVLREGMAPGVRVEPMVHTSQNGWVETTPAQNAVPSDGEKAGQLTLAAAITRDTSDTPDKRFGEARLVVLGDSDLLLDSNWGHEPNRNLVMNALGWASHQVARITVRPPDREVSTLELDASAVKRMRFLATDLFPLTLMGLGIAIWLARRHK, encoded by the coding sequence ATGAAAGCGACCCACCTCGGCCAGTACCTGGGCGCCCTCGGGCTCATGCTGCTCCTGTCCAGCCCCGTCACGCTCTTCATCACGTCCGGCAGCCTCACCGCGGCCGTCGTCAAGGCGGGGCTCGGACTGGTGCTGGTGGGCGTGTACCTGGCCACCAACCTCGAGTCCTTCCGCCAGTTCGCATCGAGTCAGGCGAGCTTCGCCTTCCTGCGCTCCGCGCTCACCGTGCTCGTGGCGCTGTGCGGGCTGGTGGCGCTCAACTATCTGGCGGCCACGAAGGGGGCGCGGTGGGACCTGACGCAGGGGAGGATTCACTCGCTCTCTCCGCAGACCGTCACCGCGCTGGAGTCGCTGCCGGAGAAGGTCGTCGCCATCGGCTTCCTGCCGCCCACCCATGAGGCCAACGCCCTGCTGGAGTCGCTGTTCCAGCGCTACCACGAGCAGGCGCCGGAGCGCTTCGAGTACCAGCTCCTCGACCCGAGCAGCAGCCCGGAGCTGGCCGCGCGGTTCAACCTCCGGGCGGGGCAAGCCAGCGTCGTGCTGGTCCGAGGCGAGGGCCTCAATGCCCCGCACACCACCGCCGCCAGCGTCTCCGAGCAGGACCTGACCAACGCCCTCATCCGGCTGACGTCGGTGGGAACGCAGCGCGTGTACTTCATCACCGGCCATGGCGAATGGCCGCTCGAGAAGGAACAGGCGAATGCCGCGGACCCCGGCGCGACGCTGTCCGAGCTGCGCCGACAGCTCCTCCACGAAGGCTACGCCGCGGACGCGATGTACCTGGTGGGCACGACGGACATCCCGCGCGACGCCTCGCTCGTCATCATCGCGGGAGCGCGGGCCCCGTACACCGAGCCCGAGGTGGAGGTGCTGCGCAAGTACCTGGCCGGCGGTGGCCGCATGCTCTACTTCACGGACGTCGGGCTGGAGGATGGGCTCGGGTCGCTGCTGGCCGAGTACGGCATCCAGCTCGACGAGGGCGTCGCCGCGGACTCGCAGTTCAACAGCGGCAATCCGTACGTGCTGGTCTCCAAGTTCTACAGCAACCACGCCATCGTGAAGCCGCTGGTGCAGCGCAACCTCAACGTGCAGCTGCCCATGGTGCGAAGCCTCGGCGTGCTGCGGGAAGGGATGGCGCCAGGCGTGCGTGTGGAGCCGATGGTCCACACCTCGCAGAACGGCTGGGTGGAGACCACGCCCGCCCAGAACGCGGTGCCCTCCGATGGAGAGAAGGCGGGCCAGCTCACGCTCGCCGCCGCCATCACCCGCGACACGAGCGACACGCCCGACAAGCGCTTCGGCGAGGCGCGGCTCGTGGTGCTGGGTGACTCGGACCTGCTGCTCGACTCCAACTGGGGACATGAGCCCAATCGCAACCTGGTGATGAACGCGCTGGGCTGGGCGTCCCATCAAGTGGCCCGAATCACCGTGCGTCCTCCGGACCGGGAGGTGTCCACGCTGGAGCTGGACGCGTCCGCCGTGAAGCGCATGCGCTTCCTCGCCACCGACCTGTTCCCCCTCACCCTGATGGGCCTGGGCATCGCCATCTGGCTGGCGCGGCGGCACAAGTGA
- a CDS encoding DUF4340 domain-containing protein — protein sequence MSAARKSLVALLVLGAGGLGFSAWRASQRPSTPKAREQRPASEQLFAPPRAPGTQAPVFTHITVRAQGNTTELAREQKGEWRLVAPVKARAEAAAVEALLETLGSSTASPVVNEAPTDADLEKYGLRSPVFTVTARAYLPDARGGGADDPSRLHTVTLHGGVENTFDGSVYVRREGDPKVYAAQGSVRWSLDKDTFALRSKELLGELETASLVSIEVRAQGRGYLLEHDVGTPRWRLTKPVAERADEARVSALLKSLKEQRALSFPEDSAPLRKKLGLEAPLVDARFTLREGEPVRIRLAQVTEEGVVRVHALREQGAHAVLGEVPESALTALDVDVRELKDQHVLSFRREEVRRVVFHPGGGAAPITVANLSPGDGGTEAWHVESPTPGKAQHFRVVSLLRALGALKASAFGEAKPRSWAKYGISESSAGVQLLNQEGHELARLSLGTPVPDSADLSYARGSGPEVLEVRMEGLELPRRAEDLTDALPAPAPDEAATP from the coding sequence GTGAGCGCCGCGAGGAAGAGCCTGGTCGCGCTGCTCGTCCTCGGCGCGGGAGGGCTGGGCTTCTCCGCGTGGCGCGCGTCCCAGCGACCCTCGACTCCGAAGGCTCGCGAGCAGCGCCCTGCTTCCGAGCAGCTCTTCGCCCCGCCTCGAGCACCAGGCACCCAGGCGCCCGTCTTCACGCACATCACCGTGCGGGCCCAGGGAAACACCACCGAGCTGGCTCGCGAGCAGAAGGGCGAGTGGCGATTGGTGGCGCCGGTGAAGGCCCGCGCGGAGGCCGCCGCCGTGGAGGCCCTGCTCGAGACGCTGGGCAGCTCGACGGCCAGCCCCGTCGTGAACGAAGCCCCCACCGACGCGGACCTGGAGAAGTACGGCCTCCGCTCGCCCGTCTTCACCGTCACGGCCCGGGCCTACCTTCCGGACGCCCGCGGCGGCGGCGCCGATGACCCGAGCCGCCTGCACACCGTGACGCTGCACGGTGGCGTCGAGAACACGTTCGACGGCTCCGTGTACGTGCGTCGCGAGGGAGACCCCAAGGTCTACGCGGCGCAGGGTTCCGTGCGGTGGAGCCTGGACAAGGACACCTTCGCGCTGCGCTCGAAGGAGCTCCTGGGTGAGCTGGAGACCGCATCCCTCGTGAGCATCGAGGTGCGGGCGCAGGGACGCGGCTACCTCCTGGAGCACGACGTGGGCACGCCGCGCTGGCGGCTGACGAAGCCCGTGGCCGAGCGCGCGGATGAAGCTCGCGTCTCCGCGCTGCTGAAGTCGCTGAAGGAGCAGCGGGCGCTGTCGTTCCCAGAGGACTCCGCGCCCCTGCGCAAGAAGCTGGGCCTGGAGGCGCCCCTCGTCGATGCACGCTTCACCCTTCGCGAGGGTGAGCCGGTGCGCATCCGACTGGCGCAGGTGACGGAAGAGGGCGTGGTGCGCGTCCACGCGCTGCGGGAGCAAGGCGCTCACGCGGTGCTGGGCGAAGTCCCCGAGAGCGCGCTCACGGCGCTGGACGTCGACGTGCGCGAGCTGAAGGACCAGCACGTGCTGAGCTTCCGCCGTGAGGAAGTGCGGCGCGTGGTGTTCCATCCCGGCGGCGGTGCAGCCCCCATCACCGTGGCCAATCTGTCTCCCGGAGATGGTGGCACCGAGGCGTGGCACGTGGAGTCGCCGACGCCGGGCAAGGCCCAGCACTTCCGGGTGGTGTCACTGCTCCGCGCGCTGGGCGCACTCAAGGCGTCCGCCTTCGGCGAGGCGAAGCCCCGGAGCTGGGCGAAGTACGGCATCAGTGAGAGCTCCGCGGGCGTGCAGTTGCTCAATCAGGAAGGTCATGAGCTCGCGCGGCTGTCGCTGGGCACCCCTGTCCCGGACTCCGCCGACTTGAGCTACGCGCGCGGCTCCGGACCCGAGGTGCTGGAGGTCCGCATGGAGGGACTCGAGCTGCCGCGACGGGCCGAGGACCTCACCGACGCCCTCCCCGCCCCCGCGCCAGATGAAGCCGCGACCCCTTGA
- the hppD gene encoding 4-hydroxyphenylpyruvate dioxygenase, giving the protein MVSAAENPLGLNGFEFVEFTSPAPEAMIKLVEALGFTAYSKHPTKELVRYKQGDINLLISREPSGQAADFRADHGPSANAMAFRVGNARTSYELALERGAIAADPTQSSLGEGYYVIQGIGGSLLYLIDRHGPNGTIYDSWEQIPGAAEAEARNSVGLESLDHLTHNVRRGQMRTWSTFYNRIFGFTEQKYFDIKGQATGLFSQAMIAPDRNIRIPLNESQDDKSQIEEFIRLYKGEGIQHLALSTQDIYGTVEKLRARGVLLQDTLDTYYDLVDKRVPNHGEDLARMKQNRILIDGNEQEGLLLQIFTENLFGPIFFEIIQRKGNEGFGNGNFQALFESIELDQIRRGVIKVDKR; this is encoded by the coding sequence ATGGTCAGCGCTGCGGAAAATCCTCTTGGGCTGAACGGCTTTGAGTTCGTGGAGTTCACGAGCCCCGCGCCCGAGGCGATGATCAAGCTGGTGGAGGCGCTGGGCTTCACCGCCTACTCCAAGCATCCGACCAAGGAGCTGGTCCGCTACAAGCAGGGCGACATCAATCTGCTCATCAGCCGTGAGCCGTCCGGCCAGGCCGCCGACTTCCGGGCCGACCATGGTCCTTCCGCCAACGCCATGGCGTTCCGCGTGGGCAATGCCCGCACGTCCTATGAGCTGGCACTGGAGCGCGGCGCCATCGCGGCGGACCCGACCCAGAGCTCCCTGGGCGAGGGCTACTATGTCATCCAGGGCATCGGTGGCAGCCTGCTGTATCTCATCGACCGGCACGGGCCGAACGGCACCATCTACGACTCCTGGGAGCAGATTCCCGGCGCCGCGGAGGCGGAGGCTCGCAACAGCGTGGGCCTGGAGTCGTTGGACCACCTGACGCACAACGTGCGCCGGGGCCAGATGCGCACCTGGTCGACCTTCTACAACCGCATCTTCGGCTTCACCGAGCAGAAGTACTTCGACATCAAGGGCCAGGCCACGGGCCTGTTCAGCCAGGCGATGATTGCTCCGGACCGCAACATCCGGATTCCGCTCAACGAGAGCCAGGACGACAAGTCCCAGATCGAAGAGTTCATCCGCCTGTACAAGGGCGAGGGCATCCAGCACCTGGCCCTGTCCACCCAGGACATCTACGGCACCGTCGAGAAGCTGCGCGCTCGCGGCGTGCTGCTCCAAGACACGCTCGACACGTACTACGACCTGGTCGACAAGCGCGTGCCGAACCACGGCGAGGACCTGGCGCGGATGAAGCAGAACCGCATCCTCATCGACGGCAACGAGCAGGAGGGTCTGCTCCTGCAGATCTTCACCGAGAACCTCTTCGGCCCCATCTTCTTCGAAATCATCCAGCGCAAGGGCAACGAGGGCTTCGGCAACGGCAACTTCCAGGCGCTCTTCGAGTCCATCGAGCTGGACCAGATTCGCCGCGGCGTCATCAAGGTCGACAAGCGGTAG
- the hmgA gene encoding homogentisate 1,2-dioxygenase: MTLENRSAVTPKSGLRKAPGDFLSGFGNEFATEAVAGALPVGQNSPQRAPFGLYAEQLSGTAFTAARRENRRSWLYRLRPSANHASFKVHPQGLLRGGPFDEVPPTPNRLRWSPLPAPTEPTDFIEGWVTYAGNGDPGVGAGVAVHLYRANRSMTDKVFFDADGELLIVPQAGKLTLVTEMGVMDLRPGEIGVVPRGVRFRAELPEGPVAGYICENHGALFRLPDLGPIGANGLANARDFLTPVAAFEDVDRPTLVIQKFQGRLWSSQFDHSPLDVVAWHGNLAPYKYDLARFNTVGTVSYDHPDPSIFTVLTSPSEVPGTANCDFVIFPPRWMVAENTFRPPYFHRNVMSEFMGLVHGVYDAKAGGFAPGGASLHNCMSGHGPDRSSYEQAVKVDLKPHKIQDTLAFMFESRWVFRPTRFAMETPAMQLDYDHCWDGFEKARLP; this comes from the coding sequence GTGACTCTCGAGAATCGAAGCGCGGTCACTCCGAAGAGCGGGCTGCGCAAGGCGCCCGGCGACTTCCTCTCCGGATTCGGAAACGAGTTCGCGACGGAGGCGGTCGCGGGCGCCCTCCCCGTGGGGCAGAACTCTCCGCAGCGGGCCCCCTTCGGGCTCTATGCGGAGCAGTTGTCGGGCACGGCCTTCACCGCGGCGCGCCGGGAGAACCGGCGCTCCTGGCTGTACCGGCTGCGGCCCAGCGCCAACCACGCGTCCTTCAAGGTCCACCCGCAGGGGCTCCTGCGCGGCGGGCCGTTCGACGAGGTTCCCCCCACGCCCAACCGGCTGCGGTGGAGCCCCCTGCCCGCGCCCACCGAGCCCACGGACTTCATCGAGGGCTGGGTCACCTACGCGGGCAACGGAGACCCCGGTGTCGGCGCGGGCGTCGCCGTCCATCTGTACCGCGCCAACCGGTCCATGACGGACAAGGTGTTCTTCGACGCGGACGGTGAGCTGCTCATCGTTCCGCAGGCGGGGAAGCTCACGCTCGTGACGGAGATGGGCGTGATGGACCTGCGGCCCGGCGAGATCGGCGTGGTGCCTCGCGGCGTGCGCTTCCGCGCGGAGCTGCCCGAGGGCCCTGTCGCGGGCTACATCTGTGAGAACCACGGCGCCCTCTTCCGCCTGCCGGACCTGGGGCCCATCGGCGCCAATGGCCTCGCCAACGCGCGGGACTTCCTGACGCCCGTGGCCGCGTTCGAGGACGTGGACCGCCCGACGCTCGTCATCCAGAAGTTCCAGGGCCGGCTGTGGTCCTCGCAGTTCGACCACTCTCCGCTCGACGTGGTGGCGTGGCACGGCAACCTGGCGCCGTACAAGTACGACCTGGCGCGGTTCAACACCGTGGGCACGGTGAGCTACGACCATCCGGACCCGTCCATCTTCACGGTGCTGACGTCGCCGAGCGAAGTGCCGGGCACGGCCAACTGTGACTTCGTCATCTTCCCGCCTCGGTGGATGGTGGCGGAGAACACCTTCCGGCCGCCCTACTTCCATCGCAACGTAATGAGCGAGTTCATGGGGCTGGTGCATGGCGTGTACGACGCGAAGGCCGGCGGCTTTGCTCCGGGCGGCGCGTCGCTGCACAACTGCATGAGCGGCCATGGGCCGGACCGCTCCAGCTACGAGCAGGCGGTGAAGGTGGACCTGAAGCCGCACAAGATCCAGGACACGCTGGCGTTCATGTTCGAGTCGCGCTGGGTCTTCCGCCCCACGCGCTTCGCGATGGAGACGCCCGCGATGCAGCTGGACTACGACCACTGCTGGGACGGCTTCGAGAAGGCCCGCCTGCCTTGA
- a CDS encoding Rieske (2Fe-2S) protein gives MSLPPRQRVYTTPPDVTLCPVDALQDPGARNIVMQIEEAFFHGFLVRKGDQVHGYVDRCPHAGLPLARVLDQYLTPDKQLIHCSWHGALFQLEDGQCVGGPCAGASLTPWPVKVEGGMVVTA, from the coding sequence TTGAGCCTTCCACCCCGGCAGCGCGTCTACACGACGCCTCCTGACGTCACGCTCTGCCCGGTGGACGCGCTGCAGGACCCGGGCGCGCGCAACATCGTGATGCAAATCGAGGAGGCCTTCTTCCACGGCTTCCTCGTGCGCAAGGGGGACCAGGTCCACGGCTACGTGGACCGGTGTCCCCATGCGGGCCTGCCCCTGGCGCGGGTGCTGGACCAGTACCTGACTCCCGACAAGCAGCTCATCCACTGCTCGTGGCACGGCGCCCTCTTCCAGTTGGAGGATGGCCAGTGCGTGGGAGGCCCGTGCGCGGGCGCCTCGCTGACGCCCTGGCCCGTGAAGGTCGAAGGCGGGATGGTCGTCACCGCCTGA
- a CDS encoding NAD(P)-dependent oxidoreductase: MGTHQVQKVCIIGASGKLGQYMVQHALDRGYEVVGVCRERSVPKLARFADRMTLIPGPTNDRDVIRAAVAGCDGVLTVLAPWGVRQYSSGTAQAVLDFAAPGARLVFSCGWHISKDGQDLYSWQFKAGVRVVTWLARALRAVDVDDQVEACRRIFASNRRWTVVRGSDLEEGESQGLPVWSHHVGDPMLASNRTRRVDYAHFMVEALTDDSLIQAAPAIVGCRTESALAHASRAPAPA; this comes from the coding sequence ATGGGCACGCACCAGGTGCAGAAGGTCTGCATCATAGGCGCCTCGGGGAAGCTCGGGCAGTACATGGTCCAGCACGCGCTGGACCGGGGCTACGAGGTCGTGGGCGTCTGTCGTGAGCGCAGCGTCCCGAAGCTCGCGCGGTTCGCGGACCGGATGACCCTCATCCCGGGGCCGACGAATGACCGGGACGTCATCCGCGCGGCCGTCGCCGGCTGTGACGGCGTGCTGACGGTGCTGGCTCCTTGGGGTGTGCGGCAGTACTCGTCAGGCACGGCGCAGGCGGTGCTCGACTTCGCCGCACCCGGCGCACGCCTGGTCTTCTCGTGCGGCTGGCACATCTCCAAGGACGGCCAGGACCTGTACTCGTGGCAGTTCAAGGCCGGCGTCCGCGTCGTCACCTGGCTGGCCCGCGCCCTGCGCGCCGTGGATGTCGACGACCAGGTGGAGGCGTGCCGTCGCATCTTCGCCAGCAACCGGCGATGGACCGTCGTCCGAGGCAGCGACCTCGAGGAAGGCGAGAGCCAGGGGCTGCCCGTGTGGAGCCACCATGTCGGCGACCCGATGCTCGCGAGCAACCGGACGCGGCGCGTGGACTACGCGCACTTCATGGTGGAGGCCCTCACCGACGACTCACTCATCCAGGCGGCGCCCGCCATCGTCGGATGCCGTACGGAGAGCGCGTTGGCTCATGCGAGCCGCGCTCCGGCACCCGCGTGA
- a CDS encoding metallophosphoesterase family protein — protein MAAVGDLHCREDQHGRFRHLVKQVNATADLLVLCGDLTDRGLLEEGKVLAEDLSALRVPCAAVLGNHDYEHGQVKEICSELAKVGVHILDGDHFIFEKVLGVAGVKGFGGGYGNATLQAFGEPQTKAFVQEAVTESLKLEAALSHLDTPRKVIIMHYAPIPETLEGENIEIRPFLGTSRLAMPIDHYGAEAVFHGHAHHGALRGQTKSGIPVYNVAMPLLARHTPDQRYVLLEV, from the coding sequence TTGGCGGCAGTCGGTGATTTGCACTGTCGGGAGGACCAGCACGGACGCTTCCGTCACCTCGTCAAGCAGGTCAACGCCACGGCGGACCTCCTGGTGTTGTGCGGCGACCTGACGGACCGTGGCCTCCTCGAGGAAGGGAAGGTCCTTGCCGAGGACCTGTCCGCGCTGCGCGTGCCATGTGCGGCCGTGCTGGGCAATCACGACTACGAGCACGGACAGGTGAAGGAGATCTGCTCCGAGCTGGCCAAGGTGGGCGTGCACATCCTCGATGGGGACCACTTCATCTTCGAGAAGGTGTTGGGGGTCGCGGGCGTGAAGGGCTTTGGCGGTGGTTACGGCAACGCCACGCTGCAAGCCTTCGGTGAGCCGCAGACGAAGGCCTTCGTGCAGGAGGCGGTGACGGAGTCGCTCAAGCTGGAGGCCGCGCTGAGCCACCTGGACACACCTCGGAAGGTCATCATCATGCACTACGCCCCCATCCCGGAGACGTTGGAGGGGGAGAACATCGAGATTCGCCCCTTCCTCGGCACCAGCCGCCTGGCCATGCCCATTGACCACTATGGCGCGGAGGCGGTGTTCCATGGCCACGCGCACCATGGTGCGCTCAGAGGGCAGACCAAGAGCGGCATCCCGGTCTACAACGTCGCGATGCCCCTGCTCGCGCGCCATACACCGGACCAGCGCTACGTGCTGCTGGAGGTCTAG